A single window of Streptococcus cristatus ATCC 51100 DNA harbors:
- the treP gene encoding PTS system trehalose-specific EIIBC component has product MGKFEKEAKDLLKAIGGKENVTAVTHCATRMRFVLGDEKKANVKAIEAIPVVKGTFTNAGQFQVIIGNDVPIFYNDFTAVSGIEGVSKEAAKSAAKSNQNPVQRVMTTLAEIFTPIIPALIVGGLILGFRNVLEGVHWSMLDGKTITEVSQFWAGINHFLWLPGEAIFQFLPVGITWSVSRKMGTSQILGIVLGICLVSPQLLNAYAVASTPAAEIAKNWVWDFGFFTVNRIGYQAQVIPALLAGLSLSYLEIFWRKHIPEVVSMIFVPFLSLIPALILAHTVLGPIGWAIGQGLSTVVLAGLTGPVKWLFGAVFGALYAPFVITGLHHMTNAIDTQLVADAGGTGLWPMIALSNIAQGSAVFAYYLMNRHDEREAQISLPATISAYLGVTEPALFGVNVKYIYPFVAGMIGSSIAGLLSVTFNITANAIGIGGLPGILSIQAKYMLPFAGVMLVAIVVPMALTFFFRKAGFFTKMEDDTELQAEFAAQEEAEFAHQETKIVAPVEIVSPLAGKVKELSQATDPVFSSGVMGQGLVIEPSEGELVSPVNGTVTVLFPTKHAVCIVSDEGVEMLMHIGMDTVGLDGKGFEAHIAQGDHVAIGQKLISFDMDVIKAAGLVTETPVIITNQDAFVADISGEYPSHIKRGDKLMTAKRI; this is encoded by the coding sequence ATGGGAAAATTTGAAAAGGAAGCTAAGGATTTGCTGAAGGCAATTGGCGGCAAAGAGAATGTTACAGCGGTCACTCACTGTGCGACTCGGATGCGTTTCGTACTTGGTGACGAAAAGAAAGCCAATGTTAAGGCCATTGAAGCCATTCCAGTCGTAAAAGGAACCTTTACCAATGCTGGGCAGTTCCAAGTCATTATTGGAAATGACGTACCGATTTTTTATAATGATTTCACAGCTGTATCAGGTATTGAGGGCGTTTCCAAAGAAGCAGCCAAGTCAGCAGCTAAGAGTAATCAAAATCCAGTTCAGCGGGTCATGACGACTCTAGCTGAAATCTTCACTCCAATCATTCCAGCCCTGATTGTCGGTGGATTGATCCTCGGCTTTCGGAATGTTCTTGAAGGCGTTCATTGGTCTATGTTGGATGGGAAAACCATCACAGAAGTGTCTCAATTCTGGGCTGGGATCAACCATTTCTTGTGGCTTCCAGGTGAAGCGATTTTCCAATTCTTACCAGTAGGAATCACTTGGTCTGTTTCTCGTAAGATGGGAACTAGCCAGATTCTGGGTATTGTCTTGGGGATCTGTTTGGTGTCACCGCAGCTACTCAATGCTTACGCCGTGGCATCGACACCAGCAGCTGAAATCGCTAAGAATTGGGTTTGGGATTTCGGTTTCTTCACTGTTAATCGTATCGGCTATCAAGCGCAGGTTATTCCAGCTTTGCTGGCAGGACTTTCCTTGTCTTATCTAGAAATCTTCTGGCGGAAACATATTCCAGAAGTGGTTTCTATGATTTTTGTGCCTTTCTTATCATTGATTCCAGCCTTGATCTTGGCTCATACAGTCTTGGGTCCTATCGGTTGGGCAATTGGTCAGGGACTTTCAACAGTTGTTCTGGCAGGTTTAACTGGTCCTGTTAAATGGCTCTTTGGTGCTGTCTTTGGTGCCCTTTATGCTCCGTTTGTTATCACAGGTCTTCACCACATGACCAATGCCATTGATACTCAGTTGGTAGCGGATGCCGGTGGTACTGGTCTGTGGCCCATGATTGCTCTGTCAAATATTGCTCAAGGTTCAGCTGTTTTTGCTTATTACCTTATGAATCGTCACGATGAGCGGGAAGCACAAATTTCCTTGCCAGCTACTATTTCGGCTTACCTTGGTGTTACGGAACCAGCCCTTTTCGGGGTCAATGTCAAGTACATCTATCCGTTCGTTGCGGGAATGATCGGTTCGTCTATTGCTGGTCTACTCTCTGTAACCTTTAATATCACGGCCAATGCTATCGGGATTGGTGGCTTACCAGGTATTCTTTCTATCCAAGCAAAATATATGCTTCCATTTGCAGGGGTGATGCTTGTCGCAATCGTTGTACCAATGGCTTTGACCTTTTTCTTCCGCAAAGCAGGATTTTTCACAAAAATGGAAGACGATACAGAACTGCAAGCAGAATTTGCAGCTCAAGAAGAAGCAGAATTCGCTCATCAGGAAACAAAGATTGTCGCACCAGTAGAAATCGTTAGTCCTCTTGCTGGTAAAGTAAAAGAACTCAGTCAGGCAACGGATCCAGTATTTTCATCAGGTGTGATGGGACAGGGCTTAGTGATTGAGCCAAGTGAAGGTGAGTTAGTGTCACCTGTGAACGGTACGGTGACTGTTCTCTTCCCAACCAAACATGCCGTCTGCATTGTATCGGACGAAGGTGTGGAAATGCTTATGCATATCGGGATGGATACGGTCGGTCTAGATGGCAAGGGCTTTGAGGCCCATATTGCGCAAGGCGATCATGTGGCTATTGGACAAAAACTGATTAGCTTCGATATGGATGTCATCAAGGCTGCAGGTCTCGTGACAGAAACACCTGTCATTATCACCAATCAGGATGCTTTTGTAGCAGATATAAGTGGAGAATATCCTAGCCATATCAAACGCGGTGATAAATTGATGACAGCAAAACGCATTTAG
- the treC gene encoding alpha,alpha-phosphotrehalase has product MTLDKTKVVYQIYPKSFKDTTGNGLGDFRGIIEKIPYLKELGVDMIWLNPFYPSPQRDNGYDISDYTAVDPIFGDMADFEEMIKVGQQHGIDFMLDMVLNHCSIEHEWFQKALAGDSYYQDFFILRDEPTDWLSKFGGSAWAPFGDTGKYYMHLYDVTQADLNWRNLNVRQELFKVVNFWRDKGVKGFRFDVINVIGKDEVLLDCPEQEGKPAYTDKPIVHDYLRMMNEATFGQDDSFMTVGEMSATTIENCILYTAPDRQELSMAFNFHHLKVDYEAGQKWTLKAFDFEELKRLFHTWGKEMSDHDGWSALFWNNHDQPRALNRFVDVQNFRNEGATMLAASIHLSRGTPYIYMGEEIGMVDPDYDSMEDYMDVESLNAYQSLLAEGQSPEAAFRIIKVKSRDNSRTPMQWDDSVNAGFTTGTPWLKAGKSYPLINVENEIKGPIFTFYQKLIALRKELPIIAEGSYQPAYEDSPQVYAFEREWQGQKLLVLNNFYADPITLDILPDYQNGQVLISNYEETAVAATMTLKPYETLAILVNND; this is encoded by the coding sequence ATGACACTTGATAAAACAAAGGTTGTCTACCAAATTTATCCAAAATCTTTTAAAGACACGACTGGCAATGGTTTGGGAGACTTCCGCGGTATCATTGAAAAAATCCCTTACCTGAAAGAGCTGGGAGTGGACATGATCTGGCTCAATCCTTTCTATCCGAGTCCGCAGAGGGACAACGGTTACGATATTTCTGACTACACTGCAGTTGATCCTATCTTTGGAGATATGGCAGATTTTGAAGAGATGATCAAGGTCGGCCAGCAGCATGGTATTGACTTCATGCTGGACATGGTTCTCAATCATTGCTCGATTGAACATGAGTGGTTTCAAAAGGCACTGGCTGGGGATTCCTACTATCAGGACTTCTTTATCCTGCGAGATGAGCCGACGGATTGGCTGTCCAAGTTTGGCGGCAGTGCCTGGGCGCCATTTGGCGATACGGGTAAATATTATATGCATCTTTATGATGTGACTCAAGCTGATCTTAACTGGCGCAATCTCAATGTTCGTCAAGAGCTGTTTAAAGTGGTGAATTTTTGGCGGGACAAGGGCGTCAAAGGCTTCCGCTTTGATGTCATCAATGTCATCGGAAAAGATGAGGTGCTGTTGGACTGTCCAGAGCAGGAGGGCAAGCCGGCCTATACCGATAAGCCAATTGTGCATGACTATCTGCGTATGATGAATGAAGCGACCTTTGGGCAGGACGATTCCTTTATGACGGTTGGCGAAATGAGCGCTACGACGATCGAAAATTGCATTCTTTACACCGCACCAGACCGGCAGGAGCTATCTATGGCCTTTAATTTCCATCATCTCAAGGTGGACTATGAAGCTGGACAGAAGTGGACTCTTAAGGCCTTTGACTTTGAAGAGTTAAAACGCCTCTTCCATACTTGGGGCAAGGAAATGAGTGATCATGATGGCTGGTCGGCTCTCTTTTGGAACAACCATGATCAGCCGCGAGCTCTCAACCGCTTTGTTGATGTACAGAATTTCCGCAATGAAGGGGCAACCATGCTGGCAGCCAGTATTCATCTGTCGCGCGGGACGCCTTATATCTACATGGGTGAGGAGATTGGCATGGTGGACCCTGACTATGACTCCATGGAAGATTATATGGATGTCGAGTCTCTCAATGCTTACCAGAGTCTGCTTGCTGAAGGTCAATCGCCAGAAGCAGCCTTCAGGATCATCAAGGTTAAGTCTCGTGACAATTCTCGGACGCCTATGCAGTGGGATGATTCAGTCAATGCAGGTTTTACAACAGGAACTCCATGGCTGAAGGCGGGCAAATCCTATCCTCTCATCAATGTGGAAAATGAAATCAAGGGCCCGATCTTTACCTTTTATCAGAAATTGATTGCCCTGCGTAAGGAACTACCTATCATCGCAGAGGGCAGCTATCAGCCAGCCTATGAGGACAGTCCTCAGGTCTATGCCTTTGAGCGGGAGTGGCAAGGACAAAAACTTTTAGTCCTTAACAACTTCTATGCTGACCCGATTACCTTGGACATCCTACCAGACTATCAAAATGGCCAGGTGCTGATTTCGAATTACGAGGAGACAGCAGTAGCAGCGACCATGACCTTGAAACCCTATGAAACGTTAGCTATTTTAGTAAATAATGACTAA
- the treR gene encoding trehalose operon repressor — translation MKKYKQLFKQLERDILGEKYQLGDFLPSEHQLMEIYQVSRDTVRKALALLQEEGLIKKVRGQGSKVVKQKQLDFPVSNLTSYQELVAQHQLQSKTNVISLDKITVDKKLSKTTGFPEYRLVWRIVRQRVVDNIASVLDIDYLDKSLVPDLTREIGEHSIYAYLEETLKLNIAYARKEITIDHVSDQDQILLDIGRDQHVVSIKSQVYLADGRQFQYTESRHKLDKFRFVDFATRQKE, via the coding sequence ATGAAGAAATACAAACAATTATTCAAACAACTTGAAAGAGATATTCTAGGCGAAAAATACCAGCTCGGTGACTTTCTTCCTAGTGAACATCAGCTGATGGAAATCTACCAAGTCAGTCGGGATACAGTTCGCAAGGCTTTAGCGCTCTTGCAAGAAGAGGGACTGATTAAGAAAGTGCGGGGGCAGGGCTCCAAAGTCGTCAAACAGAAACAACTAGACTTCCCTGTTTCTAACTTAACCAGTTATCAAGAATTAGTGGCACAGCATCAGCTTCAATCCAAGACCAATGTCATCAGCCTTGATAAGATCACTGTAGATAAAAAGCTCTCAAAAACAACTGGATTTCCAGAGTACCGCTTGGTTTGGCGTATTGTCCGGCAGCGAGTGGTCGACAATATCGCTTCTGTCTTGGATATTGACTATCTAGATAAAAGCTTGGTGCCAGATCTAACCAGAGAAATCGGAGAGCATTCTATCTATGCCTACTTAGAAGAAACCTTAAAGCTTAACATTGCCTATGCTAGAAAAGAAATTACAATCGATCATGTTAGTGACCAAGATCAGATCCTTCTGGACATTGGCCGAGACCAGCATGTCGTTTCTATCAAATCTCAGGTCTATCTAGCTGATGGCCGCCAGTTTCAATACACAGAGAGTCGGCACAAACTAGATAAATTTCGCTTTGTGGACTTTGCTACTCGGCAGAAAGAATGA
- a CDS encoding phosphoenolpyruvate carboxykinase (ATP), with the protein MVTRRKFSPQEIRKDSLYFSPLKTIVETAFYENQVQAIKTVEEAYQLASVAAGTVVLDMPVIHTKELGLPSYARVLLTNSGAVVGRTAKARRIYGRDRQEDEHLLFLVRSAVYQAHQRTFYKADAVVGLDEDFMVCAHLMVPQEEINNLYSWLLNFQILDEEFKNRLRASKKYEENDIFVFFDPKWTHPDYPEGLVYFDTNHNCAVILGLNYFGELKKATLTLAWGTAARNGYVACHGGLKIFKQKTEKEDYVASFFGLSGSGKSTLTHAKHGHKYDIKVLHDDAFIISVKDGSSIALEPSYFDKTNDYPTGHSEQDFFVTVQNCGVTLDENGRKKLVTEDIRNGNGRTVKSRFATPNRVDRIDEPINAIFWIMKDDSLPPLVKINDPLMASTMGCTLMTKRSNAENVTGLHEDLVIEPYANPFRVYPLVEDYRKFRRLFESGVACYIINTGFYMGKGISKEVSLDIIEQIVEGRAQFKPFGPLEGFEYLDYKGYAVPNFDDKYRQLIRERMQVRLNFLLAFNQKYPKTALPVGAISRLEKVLQDLED; encoded by the coding sequence ATGGTAACACGTCGTAAATTTTCTCCGCAAGAAATAAGAAAAGATTCTTTGTATTTTTCGCCCTTGAAGACCATTGTAGAGACAGCCTTTTATGAGAATCAGGTTCAGGCAATCAAGACCGTAGAAGAGGCCTATCAGCTGGCCTCAGTAGCTGCTGGAACGGTTGTGCTGGACATGCCGGTGATTCATACTAAGGAGCTGGGACTTCCTTCTTATGCCCGCGTTTTATTAACTAACTCGGGGGCTGTTGTCGGTCGAACTGCTAAGGCTAGACGAATTTATGGCAGAGATCGTCAGGAAGATGAGCACTTGCTGTTTCTGGTTCGTAGTGCTGTTTATCAGGCACATCAGAGGACCTTTTATAAGGCAGATGCAGTCGTGGGGCTGGATGAGGACTTCATGGTTTGCGCCCATCTGATGGTTCCTCAGGAAGAAATCAATAATCTTTATTCTTGGCTCTTGAATTTCCAGATTTTGGACGAGGAATTTAAGAACCGCCTACGAGCTTCTAAAAAGTACGAGGAAAATGATATCTTTGTCTTTTTTGATCCCAAGTGGACGCATCCAGACTATCCTGAAGGTTTGGTTTACTTTGATACCAATCATAATTGTGCCGTTATTCTGGGCTTAAATTATTTCGGAGAACTGAAAAAGGCGACCTTGACTTTAGCCTGGGGGACGGCTGCCAGAAATGGCTATGTTGCCTGCCACGGAGGTCTGAAAATCTTCAAGCAGAAGACGGAAAAAGAAGACTATGTTGCATCTTTCTTTGGTCTATCCGGTTCAGGAAAATCCACATTGACGCATGCCAAACATGGCCATAAATATGATATCAAGGTTCTCCATGACGATGCCTTCATTATCTCAGTCAAGGATGGCTCCTCTATTGCCCTCGAACCGTCTTATTTTGACAAGACTAATGACTATCCTACAGGCCATAGTGAGCAGGATTTCTTTGTCACCGTGCAGAATTGTGGAGTGACGCTGGATGAAAACGGGCGGAAAAAGCTAGTGACTGAGGACATCCGTAACGGGAATGGACGGACTGTCAAATCGCGTTTTGCGACCCCAAATCGAGTAGACAGAATTGATGAGCCCATCAATGCTATCTTCTGGATCATGAAAGATGATTCTCTGCCGCCACTGGTTAAGATCAATGATCCGCTGATGGCTTCCACAATGGGCTGCACCCTGATGACCAAGCGCTCAAATGCTGAGAATGTCACTGGCTTGCACGAAGACTTGGTTATTGAGCCTTATGCCAATCCTTTCCGCGTTTATCCACTGGTGGAAGATTATCGGAAATTCCGTCGTTTATTTGAGTCAGGAGTTGCTTGCTACATTATCAATACTGGTTTTTATATGGGCAAGGGGATATCAAAGGAAGTATCTTTAGATATTATTGAGCAGATTGTAGAGGGAAGGGCTCAATTTAAGCCCTTTGGTCCTTTGGAAGGTTTTGAATACTTGGATTATAAGGGCTATGCTGTTCCAAACTTTGATGACAAGTACAGACAGCTCATTCGTGAAAGAATGCAGGTCCGTTTAAACTTTCTATTGGCCTTTAATCAGAAATATCCCAAGACAGCCCTGCCTGTTGGAGCTATTTCTCGGCTAGAAAAAGTCTTGCAGGACTTAGAGGATTAG
- the pflA gene encoding pyruvate formate-lyase-activating protein, with the protein MVEEAIDYGKVTGMVHSTESFGAVDGPGIRFIVFLQGCHMRCQYCHNPDTWEMETNKSQLRTVDDILQEALRYKGFWGNKGGITVSGGEALLQIDFLIAFFTKAKELGIHCTLDTCALPFRNTPRYLEKFNKLMAVTDLVLLDIKEINEAQHRIVTTQTNKNILACAKYLSDIGKPVWIRHVLVPGLTDRDEDLIELGKFVKTLKNVDKFEILPYHTMGEFKWRELGIPYSLEGVKPPTADRVKNAKELMQTESYTEYMNRVHNN; encoded by the coding sequence ATGGTTGAAGAAGCGATTGATTATGGGAAAGTAACAGGAATGGTGCACTCTACAGAGAGTTTTGGGGCAGTGGATGGACCAGGTATCCGCTTCATCGTCTTTCTGCAGGGCTGTCATATGCGTTGTCAATATTGCCACAATCCAGATACTTGGGAGATGGAGACTAACAAGTCTCAACTGCGGACTGTGGATGATATCTTACAAGAAGCCCTTCGTTACAAAGGTTTCTGGGGCAATAAAGGTGGCATTACCGTCAGCGGGGGAGAAGCACTTCTGCAAATCGACTTTTTGATTGCCTTCTTTACCAAGGCCAAAGAGCTGGGGATTCATTGTACGCTGGATACTTGTGCTCTGCCTTTTAGAAATACGCCTCGTTATCTAGAAAAGTTTAATAAACTGATGGCGGTGACGGATTTGGTCTTGCTGGATATCAAGGAAATTAATGAAGCGCAGCATAGGATCGTGACTACCCAGACCAATAAAAACATCTTGGCCTGTGCAAAATATCTCTCAGATATTGGAAAGCCAGTGTGGATTCGTCACGTTCTGGTGCCAGGCTTAACCGACCGTGATGAGGACTTGATTGAGCTAGGTAAGTTTGTCAAAACACTCAAGAACGTTGATAAGTTTGAAATCTTACCTTACCATACTATGGGAGAGTTCAAGTGGCGGGAGCTGGGCATTCCTTATTCACTGGAAGGCGTGAAGCCACCGACTGCTGATCGGGTCAAAAATGCTAAGGAACTGATGCAAACGGAATCCTATACCGAATACATGAATCGGGTGCATAATAACTAA
- a CDS encoding DUF1827 family protein: MKLINTTNTHAELVKNQLESTDATLVEVYSAGNSDVIFTEAPSHYEILISNKHRAIREQEIEKIREFFLKRKIDQKNIDASAIRTIYANSLIEISIPIKG, translated from the coding sequence ATGAAGCTTATAAATACGACGAATACCCACGCAGAATTAGTAAAAAATCAGTTGGAAAGTACAGATGCAACGCTGGTAGAAGTTTATTCTGCGGGCAATAGTGATGTTATTTTCACAGAGGCTCCTAGCCATTACGAAATTCTCATTTCAAATAAGCATCGCGCAATCAGAGAGCAAGAAATTGAAAAAATTAGAGAATTCTTTTTGAAACGAAAAATTGACCAAAAGAATATTGACGCCTCTGCCATTCGGACAATCTATGCCAATAGTTTGATTGAGATTTCAATCCCGATTAAAGGATAA
- a CDS encoding AI-2E family transporter, translating to MFHKSKLMFWTSEVLLLTIIFFIWRQMGDMITPVVSVINTILIPFVMGGFLYYITNPLVTLLEKKLKINRIFGILITLFLLFGLVTVGVIYLLPILINQLSSLINSTQNLYWEIQSFVNQLSKNPLFKSLNIQSTIQQLNLSYVDILQNILNSVTNSLGSVVSAVINTLMILIMTPIFLVYFLMDGHKLLPMLERTVLKRDKLNISGLLTNLNATVARYISGISIDALLIGTLAYIGYSVIGLKYALVFAIFSALANLIPYVGPSIGLIPMLITYFFTDPHKMLAALIYMLIIQQIDGNILYPRIVGSVMKVHPITIMVLLLLSSNIYGIMGMIVAIPTYSILKEIVKFLANLYDNHKEAQQQKKNEEFGIIKK from the coding sequence ATGTTTCATAAAAGTAAGTTAATGTTTTGGACCAGTGAAGTCTTGCTGCTGACGATCATCTTTTTCATCTGGCGCCAGATGGGAGATATGATTACGCCAGTGGTGAGCGTTATCAATACGATTTTAATTCCTTTTGTTATGGGAGGATTTCTCTACTATATCACAAATCCTTTGGTGACACTGCTCGAAAAAAAGTTGAAAATCAATCGAATTTTTGGGATTTTAATCACGCTTTTCCTACTCTTTGGCCTAGTGACAGTCGGAGTAATCTACCTCTTGCCAATTTTGATTAACCAGCTGTCCAGCTTAATCAACTCGACACAAAATCTCTATTGGGAAATTCAGAGTTTTGTTAATCAATTATCCAAAAATCCTTTATTTAAGAGTTTGAATATTCAGTCTACTATCCAGCAGCTCAATCTGTCCTATGTAGATATTCTGCAAAATATTTTAAATAGTGTTACCAATAGTCTGGGTAGCGTAGTGTCTGCTGTCATCAATACCCTCATGATTCTCATCATGACGCCGATTTTTTTGGTCTACTTCCTGATGGATGGGCACAAGCTTTTGCCTATGCTGGAGCGGACCGTTCTCAAGCGCGATAAGCTCAATATATCCGGTCTCTTGACCAATCTCAATGCGACGGTTGCCCGTTATATCAGCGGTATTTCAATTGATGCCTTGCTGATTGGGACCTTAGCTTATATTGGTTACAGTGTCATTGGACTCAAGTATGCCTTAGTCTTTGCTATTTTCTCAGCTTTGGCTAACTTGATCCCTTATGTGGGCCCTAGTATCGGCTTGATTCCCATGTTGATCACCTACTTTTTTACCGACCCTCATAAAATGCTGGCAGCCTTGATCTATATGTTGATCATCCAGCAGATTGATGGGAATATCCTCTATCCTCGTATTGTTGGGAGCGTTATGAAGGTGCATCCCATTACGATTATGGTTCTCTTGCTTCTATCTAGTAATATTTATGGTATTATGGGCATGATTGTAGCGATTCCGACCTACTCTATCCTCAAGGAAATTGTGAAATTCCTCGCCAATCTTTATGATAATCACAAAGAAGCTCAGCAGCAAAAGAAGAATGAAGAATTTGGTATTATAAAAAAATAG
- a CDS encoding hemolysin family protein, translating to MEDPGSQSILLQAILLFVLTLLNAFFSASEMAMVSLNRARVEQKAEEGDAKYVRLLKVLESPNNFLSTIQVGITVINILSGASFADNLGKIFASWMGDSKTAHAVASFLALALLTYISIVLGELYPKRIAMNLKDSLAIRTAPVIIFLGKIVSPFVWLLSASTNLLSQMTPMKFDDADEKMTRDEIEYMLTNSEETLDADEIEMLQGIFSLDEMVARELMVPRTDAFMVDIQDDTKEIIESILKQNFSRIPVYDGDKDNVIGLIHTKRLLNEAFANGFDNLNLRKILQEPLFVPETIFVDDLLKSLRNTQNQMAILLDEYGGMAGLVTLEDLLEEIVGEIEDETDKVAIEVHEIGENTYIVLGTMTLNDFNEYFEVEIDSDDVDTIAGYYLTGVGTIPNPTERLSYEVESQNKKLILTNDKVKNGRVTKVKVEISEMIEEDEEAEK from the coding sequence ATGGAAGACCCTGGCAGTCAGAGTATTTTATTGCAAGCAATACTGCTATTTGTTTTAACCTTACTAAATGCCTTTTTCTCAGCTTCTGAGATGGCGATGGTGTCGCTCAATCGAGCTCGCGTCGAGCAGAAAGCCGAAGAAGGCGATGCCAAATACGTTCGTTTATTAAAAGTCCTCGAAAGTCCCAATAATTTTCTGTCAACGATTCAGGTCGGTATCACTGTCATCAATATCCTGTCGGGGGCAAGCTTTGCGGATAATCTAGGGAAAATCTTTGCTTCTTGGATGGGTGATTCCAAGACGGCACATGCAGTTGCTAGTTTCTTGGCCCTTGCTCTCTTGACTTATATTTCCATTGTTTTGGGGGAGCTTTATCCTAAGAGAATCGCTATGAATCTTAAGGATAGTTTGGCTATTCGGACTGCACCAGTGATTATCTTCCTCGGGAAAATTGTCAGTCCGTTTGTCTGGTTGCTTTCAGCCTCTACCAATCTTCTCAGTCAGATGACGCCGATGAAGTTTGATGATGCGGATGAAAAAATGACCCGAGATGAGATTGAGTACATGCTGACCAATAGTGAGGAGACGCTGGATGCAGATGAAATCGAAATGCTGCAGGGGATTTTCTCGCTGGATGAAATGGTGGCGCGTGAACTCATGGTGCCACGGACAGATGCCTTTATGGTTGATATTCAGGATGATACCAAGGAAATCATCGAAAGTATCCTCAAGCAAAATTTCTCACGAATTCCTGTCTATGATGGTGATAAGGACAATGTGATCGGTTTGATTCATACCAAGCGCTTGCTAAATGAAGCCTTCGCCAATGGATTCGACAATCTAAACCTCCGCAAGATTCTGCAAGAGCCACTCTTTGTCCCTGAAACGATTTTCGTGGATGATTTGCTCAAATCTCTCCGGAATACTCAAAATCAAATGGCGATTCTGCTGGATGAGTATGGTGGTATGGCAGGTCTCGTGACGCTTGAAGACTTGCTGGAAGAAATCGTCGGTGAAATCGAAGACGAGACAGACAAGGTTGCTATCGAGGTTCATGAAATCGGTGAGAATACCTATATTGTTTTAGGAACGATGACCCTCAATGACTTTAATGAATATTTTGAAGTTGAAATCGATAGTGATGATGTGGATACTATTGCTGGTTATTATCTGACTGGTGTTGGAACCATTCCAAATCCAACAGAGCGGCTCAGCTATGAAGTGGAAAGCCAGAATAAAAAACTGATTTTGACCAATGACAAGGTCAAAAATGGCCGTGTCACTAAGGTGAAAGTGGAAATATCTGAAATGATTGAAGAAGATGAAGAAGCTGAAAAATAA
- a CDS encoding glycosyltransferase, whose amino-acid sequence MEKKKAIVVSGDYGYIRQIETTIKSLCCHHKNLDIYVFNQDIPQEWFYYTRRKVEAAGSQLNDVKLFNDQIDDQVKSKWEAGTYAHINYMAYGRYFIPNYVAADKVLYLDCDIVVTRNLDHLFEIDLEDYYVATTRATYGVGFGFNSGMMLINNKRWREENMAQQLVELTDRELANFTEGDQSILNLMFEGKKLDLEDTYNFQIGFDMGAALDKHDWIFEIPLSPLPAVLHYISGQKPWNTVSNMRLREVWWFYNSLDWSTIIETDEFDVEKAIKQRDEGFALHCVTLTNSDRLEGIEDLVNALPNCLFHIAAYTQMSDKLLKLMAYENVRLHPAILPYPLRDLLASSDIYLDINHDQKFDTVIREFQESGKPVYAFDNVQTEGVSEQVFSHENYQEMVEKIRSDFN is encoded by the coding sequence TTGGAAAAGAAAAAAGCCATTGTGGTTTCGGGAGATTATGGGTATATCAGACAGATTGAAACGACCATAAAATCTCTTTGCTGTCATCATAAAAATCTAGATATTTATGTTTTCAATCAGGATATTCCTCAAGAATGGTTCTATTATACGCGTCGGAAGGTGGAAGCAGCTGGCAGTCAGTTGAACGATGTGAAATTGTTTAATGATCAGATTGACGATCAGGTGAAATCAAAATGGGAAGCTGGAACCTATGCTCACATCAACTACATGGCTTATGGGCGCTATTTTATACCGAATTACGTTGCAGCAGATAAAGTTTTATATTTAGATTGTGATATTGTTGTGACACGAAATCTGGACCATCTTTTTGAGATAGATCTGGAGGATTATTATGTAGCAACGACTCGCGCGACATATGGAGTAGGCTTTGGCTTTAATTCTGGAATGATGCTCATCAATAATAAGCGTTGGCGTGAAGAAAACATGGCTCAGCAATTGGTAGAGTTGACAGATAGAGAATTAGCCAATTTTACTGAAGGTGATCAGTCTATCTTGAATTTGATGTTTGAGGGCAAAAAACTTGATTTGGAAGATACTTACAATTTTCAAATCGGTTTTGACATGGGAGCTGCGCTAGATAAGCATGACTGGATTTTCGAAATTCCACTTTCTCCACTACCTGCTGTTTTGCATTATATTTCTGGTCAAAAACCATGGAACACTGTTTCCAACATGCGTCTGCGTGAAGTATGGTGGTTTTACAATTCTCTTGATTGGTCTACAATTATTGAGACAGATGAATTTGATGTCGAGAAAGCTATTAAACAGAGGGATGAAGGCTTTGCTCTCCACTGTGTAACCTTGACAAACTCAGATAGGCTAGAGGGAATTGAAGATTTGGTGAATGCATTACCAAACTGTCTATTTCATATTGCTGCCTATACACAGATGTCTGATAAGTTACTCAAACTGATGGCTTATGAAAATGTTCGTTTGCACCCTGCAATTTTGCCATATCCTTTGAGAGATTTACTTGCGAGCAGCGACATTTATCTTGATATCAATCACGATCAGAAATTCGATACTGTAATTAGGGAGTTTCAAGAGTCTGGTAAGCCTGTTTATGCCTTTGATAATGTTCAAACAGAAGGGGTTTCAGAGCAAGTATTCTCACATGAGAATTATCAGGAAATGGTGGAAAAAATTCGATCAGATTTTAATTAA